The Fulvivirga ligni genome window below encodes:
- a CDS encoding NACHT domain-containing protein, translating to MTDNTVTKEILNTLNGYLTEEEISKQLYNGSISLLSEPNTFEGIEDSHILRNETEQLINWVQSEAKKDSKGNIQNICLLAGPAGFGKTVILKDFFSKCRSLDLPILGLKTDKLYSYTITDLQNSIGLTLPVFDFIERCKAIYRTTIIVIDQIDALSQSMSSDRRFLDVFKGFIDRFENDDNIKIVISVRNQDLNYDPSLRQFRKNNTIQVTKLSSEQVFEQLEKIGIVKNRISDKLLELLRIPNNLNIFSRIASDEDSLKVTTIQELYVELWNQKVLQIPERVKTNKTKVKIALYSIADKMFSSQRISISVFQFEDFSDEIDYLESEQLVKCEGKQLQFFHQSFYDFIFAKQFVENRSDLINYIKDSEQSIHIRSAVKMIITYLRDYDPVLYCKYTKQVISDDEIFFHLKHIIFLNILFQSNPTQEEQDLIKFSLISSWNYSFLFYEHAYSSYWLEFVIDNSLLELLKGEARKIKSPERKLVDENFDEIISNLQINFLRKHVEVNDPMAWKYFKQIEDTKVIQKVLYFVKDWSSSDPFFMLAKCPDFINSETWAYYHVLENIIKYNEDFVLNVLKGILSQDDKRAYTKGDYDQVLKSLYKLAPQKIISYTARRYEE from the coding sequence GTGACGGACAATACAGTTACTAAAGAAATTCTTAACACTCTAAATGGTTATCTTACTGAAGAGGAAATTTCGAAACAACTGTATAATGGCTCAATCAGCTTGTTATCTGAACCAAACACTTTTGAAGGTATTGAAGATTCTCACATACTACGCAATGAAACTGAGCAATTGATTAATTGGGTTCAAAGTGAGGCCAAAAAAGATTCTAAGGGAAATATTCAGAATATATGCCTACTCGCTGGACCAGCCGGATTTGGCAAGACTGTGATTCTGAAAGATTTTTTCTCAAAGTGTCGGTCATTGGATCTTCCCATTTTGGGTTTGAAGACAGATAAACTTTACTCTTATACAATTACTGATCTTCAAAATAGTATTGGGCTTACCTTACCTGTATTTGATTTTATAGAGAGATGTAAAGCTATATATCGCACTACAATCATTGTCATAGACCAAATCGATGCCCTCTCACAATCAATGTCCTCTGACAGAAGATTTCTGGATGTCTTTAAAGGGTTCATTGATCGTTTTGAAAATGATGACAATATTAAAATAGTTATTTCAGTTCGTAATCAGGATTTGAACTATGATCCCAGTTTAAGACAGTTTAGAAAAAATAATACTATACAAGTTACCAAGCTTTCTTCAGAACAAGTATTCGAGCAACTTGAAAAAATTGGGATTGTCAAGAATCGCATATCAGATAAGCTTCTGGAACTTCTAAGAATTCCAAATAACCTAAATATATTTTCAAGAATAGCATCTGACGAAGACAGCTTAAAAGTAACTACGATACAAGAATTGTACGTAGAACTTTGGAATCAAAAAGTGTTACAGATTCCAGAACGCGTCAAGACTAATAAAACTAAAGTTAAAATTGCTCTTTATTCAATTGCTGATAAAATGTTCAGTAGCCAACGAATAAGTATTTCCGTTTTCCAATTTGAAGATTTTTCAGATGAAATTGATTATCTGGAGAGTGAACAACTGGTCAAATGTGAGGGCAAGCAATTACAATTTTTCCATCAATCCTTTTATGATTTTATTTTCGCCAAACAGTTTGTAGAAAACAGATCAGACTTAATCAATTATATAAAGGATTCTGAACAATCAATTCATATTCGCTCGGCAGTAAAAATGATAATTACCTATTTGAGGGATTATGATCCTGTATTGTATTGCAAGTATACAAAACAGGTTATTTCAGATGATGAGATATTTTTTCACCTTAAGCACATTATTTTTCTAAATATACTTTTTCAATCAAACCCCACTCAGGAAGAGCAGGACTTGATAAAGTTTTCCCTGATAAGTTCATGGAACTATAGCTTTTTATTTTATGAACATGCATACAGCAGCTATTGGTTGGAATTTGTCATAGATAATTCCTTACTCGAGTTGCTCAAAGGAGAAGCCAGGAAGATTAAATCACCTGAACGGAAATTAGTAGATGAGAATTTTGACGAGATTATATCGAATTTGCAGATTAACTTTTTACGAAAACATGTCGAAGTGAATGATCCGATGGCATGGAAATATTTTAAGCAAATTGAAGATACTAAGGTTATACAAAAAGTACTATACTTTGTGAAGGATTGGAGTAGTTCTGATCCCTTTTTCATGCTTGCTAAGTGTCCGGATTTTATAAATTCAGAAACTTGGGCATATTACCATGTTCTTGAAAACATCATAAAATATAATGAAGACTTTGTGCTTAACGTCTTAAAGGGAATCTTGTCTCAAGATGATAAAAGAGCATATACCAAGGGAGACTATGATCAAGTTCTGAAATCTCTATACAAACTAGCTCCACAAAAAATTATTTCCTATACTGCTCGAAGGTATGAGGAATGA
- a CDS encoding recombinase family protein, which produces MNIGYARVSTQDQKLEVQLSELQKYGCEMIFKEKQSAIKERPELDKMISHLRKGDTVVVWKLDRLGRSLRHLVNLIGSFKDMRVDFVSINDNIDTTTSQGRLMFNLFASFAEFEREMISERTKAGLAHARKFGRKGGRKPGISKEGKIKAWAALKRTRDSDTPIAQIQKELGLSKATYYRYLQWAQGEEKRKIALK; this is translated from the coding sequence ATGAACATAGGTTATGCCAGGGTTTCCACCCAAGACCAAAAGCTGGAGGTGCAACTTTCAGAGCTGCAGAAGTACGGCTGTGAAATGATATTTAAGGAAAAGCAAAGCGCCATTAAAGAACGACCGGAACTTGATAAGATGATCAGCCATCTAAGGAAGGGAGATACCGTGGTAGTCTGGAAGCTTGACCGCCTGGGTAGATCTCTTCGGCACCTGGTGAACCTGATAGGTTCTTTCAAAGATATGAGAGTAGACTTCGTGAGTATCAATGACAATATTGACACCACCACCTCCCAGGGCAGGCTTATGTTTAACCTCTTTGCCTCCTTTGCCGAGTTCGAAAGAGAAATGATTAGTGAAAGGACTAAGGCCGGATTAGCACATGCCAGAAAGTTTGGAAGAAAAGGAGGGAGGAAGCCAGGTATTTCAAAAGAAGGAAAGATCAAAGCTTGGGCAGCATTGAAGCGGACCAGGGATTCAGATACACCTATTGCTCAGATTCAAAAGGAGCTGGGACTTTCTAAAGCTACTTATTATCGTTATCTTCAGTGGGCTCAGGGAGAGGAGAAGAGGAAAATTGCTTTAAAATAA
- a CDS encoding toxin-antitoxin system YwqK family antitoxin, with protein sequence MLLEISQSQDGKNHGKYVRYYPSGKKYFQVEYSRGQPTGKATEWHENGKIKIAYYYENGLENGSYILWDSTGTKLLEGQMKDCFLALFCPSHFILKNSFINWFHK encoded by the coding sequence GTGTTACTAGAAATTAGTCAATCTCAGGACGGTAAAAATCATGGAAAATATGTGCGCTATTATCCTTCAGGGAAGAAATATTTTCAGGTGGAATATTCTAGAGGACAGCCAACTGGAAAGGCAACTGAATGGCATGAGAATGGTAAAATTAAAATAGCCTATTATTACGAAAATGGCCTAGAGAACGGATCTTATATCTTATGGGATAGTACGGGGACAAAACTACTGGAAGGACAGATGAAGGATTGTTTTTTGGCACTTTTCTGCCCATCCCATTTTATACTTAAAAATAGTTTCATAAATTGGTTTCATAAATAA
- a CDS encoding XRE family transcriptional regulator, with amino-acid sequence MKQKALAFELGESWNQRKISLLEQKEDIENDLLQQVAEALKVPVEAIENFDEEAAIFNIQNNYEGSNSKAASVGVTNYQCHFNPLDKVVELYERLLASEKEKVELLKKK; translated from the coding sequence ATGAAGCAGAAAGCCTTAGCCTTTGAGCTAGGTGAGAGTTGGAACCAACGCAAAATATCTCTACTAGAACAAAAGGAAGACATTGAAAACGATTTGCTCCAGCAAGTAGCTGAGGCTTTAAAAGTGCCCGTGGAAGCTATTGAAAACTTTGACGAAGAAGCTGCTATTTTCAACATCCAAAATAATTATGAGGGCTCTAACTCTAAGGCTGCCAGTGTGGGGGTTACTAACTACCAGTGCCATTTCAACCCCTTAGATAAAGTAGTGGAACTTTATGAAAGGCTACTAGCCTCAGAAAAGGAAAAAGTAGAACTGCTGAAAAAAAAGTAA
- a CDS encoding DUF6443 domain-containing protein: MKIYITLLISFLSLVSSVVALPILENSNVEELPPLYFVTITGSGSAFVGSSKYYEASWTDGWGNPISAPPSSDYTWSTNKGTITGQSETGCNISWTSSGAATVSLEYSTFGNYFYDTHQVTVYSAPEATSATSVTSSSFTAKWNSTTGASSYQLIVATDNSFNNIVSGYNNITVTGTSKTVSGLGAGNKYYYKVKAKGGAGSSGYSNIISTRLIPSSPVINNTSQITDNSFSIHWSQPNGATSFKIDVSEQPEFFPNLNGYNNLSVSGTSTTVSGLMPGNIYYARVRSINGSGTSGNSAVYTILTLPGVPAVNSALNITGNSFEASWESATGATSYKLDVSDQSSFVVMLDGYNNYSLTETSQYITGLQEGKTYYYRVRSVNSSGVTASSITASVITTPASPEVLPGTDIQKWSFTANWQSVTGANGYRLDVSTTSDFSKILTSFNNIFVGGLTKNISGVDSDLTYYYRVRASNASGVSANSEVIEVKALQDYNYVRETIALKAGFHNGNDLRNSVIAYKQDQYSYVDDIGRPLQEVFVEQSPSQMDVVIPHSYDKYGRESVQYLPFVEGENGEFKSNFIAKEKTSYATSVNPQFQFYQDNTTTVATDTNPYSVSIFESSPLNRIIEQGAPGSSWQPGQASIEYKYEFNNDSDHVTIWDISNSGDLIALNSYEAGELYKYITTDEHENQVIEFTDKTGLSVLKRVQANELGTLWADTYYVFDNLGNLRYVLPPMANKKIEEGASINDNFLQKWAFCYQYDGRKRMIAKRVPGSDWIYMIYDKRNRLVLTQDGNLRENDHWLFTKYDALNRPVATGIYHQGDSVSRSSMQNKVDQYYANLTTGRAWYESFDENSGVVAGYNNASFPQLGNLDNYLTITYYDNYNFKSLSEFGADYDYDASQLSQATCAQGTYQFPAAALDRVKGQVTGAMTKVLDNNIWLGTVSYYDDKYRSMQAISDNYVGGKDIVSNIYNFSGWVLKKKASHITATDTEVTELAFIYNHAGLLIDTWHSINEEDSILLAHNEYNELGELIEKNLHSEDDGATYVQSVDYRYNIRGWLTKINDADLSETETIAPSDFFGMNLGYNEDIGLNIDLADLQYNGNISAVKWSNANDPASAMGYGYGYDPMNRIIKAQSHNTTASNAYNLDAVGYDLNGNIENLTRMDATGSAMDRLNYAYGSSTNQSNQLLAVSDVATVEGGFKDGANQGDDYLYDPNGNMIRDLNKGIDSIYYNHLDLPSKVKKIGGEYILYTYDAAGIKLAQTVYDAQGQPVKRTDYSGEYIYQNDTLLFVQNAEGRIVPNATNGSWEYQYHLKDHLGNTRLTFTSQSKTWNFVGTFESENGNVEESTFEHIPETRMIFINADANNDEGNEVVEVNNSQPMGAGISLPISAGDQIDMSVYGYYEGGTGYNSSIGVSALIGAVTGGFGGIDAGTETQQAIYNTLGNAIAGIGISGSSSDNVPAAYLNYILFDENMQYYQHGHAQITLAANMEHEQINLNNIEASKPGFIYIYLSNESNSPNSVYFDDIQISVRETAIIQTDDYYPFGLAFNSYQRVTAKENKYRYNGKERISDLNLGWDDYGARMYEAAIGRWHAVDPLADQMRRYSPYNYGFDNPIRFIDPDGMLSTDVIDNEDGTYTVVGGDPNDGDDNIYVVNKNEDGGYNRTGESIGKSITSHSFFDDNENAVIGAVIDLNSTEGQYFIDNDIVNEDPDLIEYMPNATGGKPLDLKTRNIDKRGEGVTPEQHMYRGSVAKNGKIGSARDFGNMGAGIVAARNNLSWTIARLGYDGLESYQQRRLSTEGKTTQKAERVGFNMGIDLRKNDLNKKGSVRMRVRQRDHPIKK; this comes from the coding sequence ATGAAAATATATATTACTCTATTAATATCATTTTTATCGCTGGTGAGTTCAGTTGTTGCCTTACCAATCCTTGAAAATAGTAATGTAGAAGAGTTGCCACCTTTGTATTTTGTAACTATCACTGGATCTGGGAGCGCTTTTGTAGGAAGCTCTAAATATTATGAAGCGTCATGGACAGATGGTTGGGGAAATCCTATATCGGCACCCCCAAGTTCAGATTATACCTGGAGTACAAATAAAGGAACTATAACTGGACAATCAGAAACTGGCTGCAACATATCATGGACTTCATCAGGAGCGGCAACCGTATCCTTAGAGTATAGTACTTTCGGTAATTACTTTTATGACACACATCAGGTAACAGTTTATTCAGCTCCAGAAGCAACATCAGCAACATCTGTTACCAGCTCTTCTTTTACTGCCAAATGGAATAGTACAACAGGAGCTTCAAGCTATCAGTTAATAGTTGCCACAGACAACTCATTTAATAATATTGTTTCAGGATATAACAATATTACTGTAACCGGTACTAGTAAGACAGTGTCTGGCCTGGGAGCTGGCAATAAATATTATTACAAGGTTAAAGCAAAAGGAGGGGCAGGTAGCTCTGGATATTCAAATATAATAAGTACAAGACTTATACCCTCTTCACCCGTAATTAATAATACCTCTCAGATAACAGACAATTCGTTTTCTATTCATTGGAGCCAGCCTAATGGCGCAACTAGTTTTAAAATAGATGTTTCTGAACAACCAGAATTTTTCCCCAACCTGAATGGCTATAATAACCTTAGTGTAAGTGGAACTAGTACCACTGTTTCAGGACTAATGCCTGGTAATATATATTACGCGAGGGTAAGGTCGATCAATGGTAGCGGTACCTCCGGTAACTCAGCGGTTTATACAATATTAACTCTACCAGGTGTACCTGCTGTTAATTCAGCCTTAAATATAACGGGAAATTCCTTTGAGGCCAGTTGGGAGTCGGCCACCGGGGCTACCAGTTATAAACTTGATGTGTCTGATCAAAGTAGCTTTGTAGTTATGCTAGACGGATATAATAATTATTCTTTAACTGAAACCAGCCAATATATTACTGGCCTTCAAGAAGGTAAAACTTACTATTATCGAGTAAGATCTGTTAATAGTAGTGGGGTTACAGCAAGCTCAATTACAGCATCGGTTATAACAACACCTGCAAGCCCTGAGGTATTGCCAGGTACTGATATCCAGAAATGGTCTTTTACTGCGAATTGGCAATCAGTGACTGGGGCTAATGGCTATCGTTTGGACGTGTCTACCACCAGTGACTTTTCAAAGATATTAACCTCCTTTAACAATATTTTTGTAGGTGGTTTGACTAAAAATATTAGTGGTGTCGATTCAGATTTAACATATTATTATCGGGTAAGAGCAAGCAATGCGAGTGGGGTTTCAGCTAATTCCGAGGTAATTGAAGTTAAGGCACTGCAAGATTACAATTACGTAAGAGAAACCATTGCTTTAAAAGCAGGGTTTCATAATGGTAATGATTTGAGAAATTCTGTTATAGCATATAAACAAGATCAATATAGCTATGTAGATGATATAGGCAGACCATTGCAGGAAGTATTTGTAGAACAATCACCTTCCCAGATGGATGTGGTCATTCCGCATTCTTATGATAAATATGGAAGAGAGTCAGTTCAATATCTTCCTTTTGTTGAGGGTGAGAATGGCGAATTTAAGAGTAATTTCATTGCTAAAGAAAAGACTTCCTACGCTACATCTGTTAACCCTCAATTTCAATTTTATCAGGATAATACAACTACCGTGGCCACTGATACAAATCCTTATTCTGTCTCTATCTTCGAGTCATCACCTTTAAATCGAATTATAGAACAAGGTGCTCCTGGTTCAAGTTGGCAGCCAGGTCAAGCCTCTATAGAATATAAATATGAGTTTAATAACGATAGCGATCATGTTACTATTTGGGATATAAGCAATTCAGGAGATTTAATTGCCTTAAATAGTTATGAGGCGGGAGAGTTATATAAATATATAACTACTGATGAACACGAGAATCAGGTAATAGAATTCACAGATAAAACGGGACTTTCTGTACTTAAAAGAGTTCAGGCGAATGAATTAGGTACGTTATGGGCAGATACATATTATGTGTTTGATAATTTAGGAAACCTACGTTATGTGCTTCCCCCCATGGCTAATAAAAAAATTGAAGAGGGGGCTTCCATTAATGATAATTTTCTTCAGAAATGGGCGTTTTGTTATCAATATGACGGTAGAAAAAGAATGATTGCTAAAAGAGTACCGGGCTCCGATTGGATTTACATGATTTATGATAAACGAAATAGATTGGTTCTTACTCAGGATGGCAATCTGCGAGAAAATGATCATTGGCTATTTACTAAATATGATGCATTAAATAGACCTGTAGCTACAGGTATTTATCATCAAGGAGACTCTGTTAGTAGATCAAGTATGCAAAATAAGGTTGATCAGTACTATGCAAACTTGACCACCGGAAGGGCTTGGTATGAGAGTTTTGATGAAAACAGTGGAGTAGTTGCTGGCTATAATAATGCGAGTTTCCCACAATTAGGCAACCTTGATAATTACCTTACCATTACTTACTACGATAATTACAATTTCAAATCATTATCAGAATTTGGAGCTGATTATGATTATGACGCAAGCCAACTGTCTCAAGCGACCTGTGCTCAGGGTACATATCAATTTCCTGCAGCAGCCTTAGATAGAGTAAAAGGACAGGTGACCGGAGCCATGACTAAGGTGTTGGATAATAATATATGGTTAGGTACGGTTAGTTATTATGATGATAAGTATAGATCAATGCAGGCTATATCAGATAATTATGTAGGGGGTAAAGATATTGTTAGTAATATATATAATTTTTCTGGATGGGTCCTAAAGAAGAAAGCTAGTCATATCACTGCTACCGATACTGAAGTTACTGAATTAGCCTTCATCTACAACCATGCCGGCCTTTTAATAGATACCTGGCATAGCATTAATGAGGAAGATAGCATTCTTCTAGCCCATAATGAATACAACGAACTTGGGGAGCTCATTGAAAAAAACCTGCACTCTGAAGATGATGGGGCCACCTATGTCCAATCAGTAGATTACCGTTATAATATACGAGGCTGGCTAACCAAAATAAATGATGCCGATCTTTCAGAGACGGAAACTATAGCGCCATCCGATTTTTTTGGAATGAACCTGGGTTATAATGAGGATATCGGACTGAACATAGATTTGGCTGATTTACAGTACAATGGTAATATCAGTGCTGTGAAATGGAGTAACGCCAATGACCCTGCGTCTGCTATGGGGTATGGCTATGGCTATGATCCAATGAACCGTATTATTAAGGCTCAATCACACAACACCACCGCTAGCAATGCCTATAATCTGGACGCCGTAGGCTACGACCTCAACGGCAACATAGAAAACCTTACCCGTATGGATGCTACCGGCAGCGCCATGGACCGGCTCAATTATGCCTATGGATCCAGCACCAACCAAAGCAATCAGCTACTGGCTGTGAGCGATGTAGCTACCGTAGAAGGAGGCTTTAAGGATGGTGCTAACCAGGGCGATGATTACCTGTATGATCCTAACGGAAATATGATCCGTGACCTGAATAAAGGCATTGATAGCATCTATTACAACCACCTAGACCTACCAAGTAAAGTGAAGAAGATAGGTGGTGAATACATATTGTATACTTATGATGCCGCAGGTATAAAACTGGCCCAGACTGTTTATGATGCACAAGGGCAGCCTGTAAAGCGTACTGACTATTCCGGAGAGTATATTTATCAGAATGATACCTTGCTGTTTGTTCAGAATGCCGAAGGTAGAATAGTACCCAATGCCACCAATGGAAGTTGGGAATACCAATACCATTTGAAAGACCATTTGGGGAACACACGGTTGACATTTACTTCCCAGTCAAAAACCTGGAACTTTGTGGGTACTTTTGAATCAGAGAATGGTAATGTGGAAGAAAGTACTTTCGAGCACATCCCTGAGACACGGATGATCTTCATCAATGCAGATGCAAATAATGACGAAGGAAATGAGGTGGTTGAGGTCAATAATTCCCAACCTATGGGAGCAGGTATAAGTTTGCCAATATCAGCGGGAGATCAAATTGATATGAGCGTATATGGATATTATGAAGGTGGCACTGGCTACAATAGTAGCATAGGAGTCTCTGCCTTGATTGGTGCTGTTACAGGTGGGTTTGGAGGTATTGATGCTGGGACTGAAACTCAACAAGCTATTTATAACACATTGGGTAATGCTATAGCTGGTATAGGAATATCGGGAAGCTCAAGTGATAATGTGCCTGCTGCTTACCTGAATTACATTTTATTTGATGAGAATATGCAATATTATCAGCATGGTCACGCACAGATAACTCTAGCAGCCAATATGGAACATGAGCAGATTAATTTGAATAACATAGAGGCTTCCAAGCCTGGCTTTATATATATTTACTTAAGCAATGAAAGTAATAGTCCTAATTCTGTATATTTTGATGATATACAAATATCTGTAAGAGAGACTGCAATTATTCAAACTGATGATTACTATCCTTTTGGACTGGCTTTTAACTCTTATCAGAGGGTTACTGCCAAGGAGAATAAGTACCGTTATAATGGGAAAGAGCGCATATCTGATCTTAACTTAGGTTGGGATGATTACGGCGCGCGAATGTATGAGGCTGCAATTGGTAGATGGCATGCGGTAGATCCTTTGGCAGATCAAATGCGAAGGTACTCGCCTTACAACTATGGCTTCGATAATCCGATAAGGTTTATTGATCCAGATGGTATGCTTTCAACCGATGTTATCGACAATGAGGATGGTACTTATACTGTAGTGGGCGGGGATCCAAATGATGGAGATGATAACATTTATGTTGTTAATAAAAACGAAGATGGTGGGTATAACCGTACTGGTGAGAGTATAGGAAAATCAATTACTTCACATTCTTTTTTCGATGATAATGAGAATGCTGTAATAGGTGCGGTGATTGATTTAAACTCCACCGAGGGTCAATACTTTATTGATAATGACATAGTGAACGAAGATCCCGATTTGATTGAATATATGCCAAATGCTACTGGGGGAAAACCTTTAGACTTAAAAACACGAAATATAGACAAAAGGGGTGAAGGTGTAACACCAGAGCAACATATGTATAGGGGAAGTGTGGCTAAAAATGGCAAGATTGGTTCGGCCAGAGATTTTGGAAATATGGGAGCAGGTATAGTTGCAGCAAGAAATAATTTGTCATGGACCATAGCAAGATTAGGATATGATGGGTTAGAATCCTACCAACAAAGACGACTTTCAACTGAAGGCAAAACCACTCAAAAAGCTGAAAGAGTTGGTTTTAATATGGGAATAGATTTAAGAAAAAATGACCTCAATAAAAAGGGTAGTGTACGTATGCGCGTACGGCAAAGAGATCATCCAATAAAAAAATAA
- a CDS encoding lipocalin family protein: MKSLFFITTIILLHGNICFAQHSIVGHWNLDFDQTVELMILETHDRYNALPSDVKERAKDSMDKREFIFKANGEISVRWQAQGQQQRANGTWALESSQLILNIEGINYSYNIQMPNDNTLIISDEEQGGYFNTLYLYKN; encoded by the coding sequence ATGAAATCACTCTTCTTTATAACTACGATCATCTTATTACATGGTAATATTTGTTTCGCGCAACATTCTATAGTAGGTCATTGGAACCTGGATTTTGATCAGACAGTCGAACTCATGATACTTGAGACTCACGACAGATATAATGCTCTTCCTTCTGATGTAAAAGAAAGGGCGAAGGATTCTATGGACAAAAGAGAATTTATATTTAAAGCCAATGGAGAGATTTCAGTTAGATGGCAAGCACAAGGGCAACAACAGCGAGCAAATGGAACTTGGGCCTTGGAGTCTAGCCAATTAATTCTAAATATAGAGGGCATTAACTATTCATATAATATTCAAATGCCTAATGATAACACATTAATTATCAGCGATGAGGAACAGGGGGGCTATTTCAATACTCTCTATCTCTATAAAAACTAA
- a CDS encoding site-specific integrase encodes MRNKATFGISFYVKKYKAAEGLVPIYVRITVNGQYVDMSIKRKVRAEDWDARKCQVRKSAVDGISLNSYLGTIQNRLYECKEELERERRLVTMNAIKDRYTGQDSQSNTLLQLVEYHNKEMSYELKEGTMKNYRSTESYIRQFLKTKLRVKDIYLEELNYGFIKSFERYIRNNPLQANFPCNQNGTMKHMERLCKMMNLALREEWITKNPFIKYRLKFKHTERCYLNMPELLSLENANLSLERLRLVRDVFVFACYTGLSYIDTYNLSEENITVGVDDQKWITGRRQKSDKLFAVPLLPKAMRILNQYENHSPHSIRNSGKCFPVYSNQKMNQYLKELGEICSIKKKLTFHTARHTFATTVTLANDIPIETVSEMLGHTKLSTTQIYAKVIRQKVSRDMAVLRQRLE; translated from the coding sequence ATGAGAAATAAAGCAACATTTGGAATCTCCTTTTATGTCAAGAAATATAAGGCAGCGGAAGGCTTAGTTCCTATCTATGTGAGGATCACTGTAAATGGGCAGTATGTTGATATGTCTATTAAGCGTAAGGTAAGGGCGGAAGATTGGGATGCTCGTAAATGCCAGGTGCGTAAGTCTGCTGTAGATGGCATTAGCTTAAATAGCTATTTAGGTACTATTCAAAATCGATTATACGAGTGTAAAGAGGAGTTGGAAAGGGAAAGAAGGCTTGTAACGATGAATGCCATTAAAGACAGATATACTGGACAAGATAGCCAATCAAATACTTTACTTCAACTCGTTGAATATCATAATAAGGAGATGAGTTACGAACTTAAGGAAGGGACTATGAAGAATTATCGGAGTACGGAAAGTTATATCCGGCAATTCCTTAAAACCAAGCTTAGAGTTAAAGATATTTATCTTGAGGAATTGAATTATGGATTCATTAAATCATTTGAAAGATATATTAGAAACAATCCTTTGCAGGCTAATTTTCCATGTAATCAGAATGGCACTATGAAGCATATGGAAAGGTTATGTAAAATGATGAATTTGGCTTTAAGAGAAGAATGGATAACCAAAAATCCATTTATAAAGTATCGATTAAAGTTTAAACATACTGAAAGGTGTTATTTAAATATGCCTGAGCTTTTATCCCTTGAAAATGCAAATCTTAGCCTGGAAAGATTGAGGTTAGTGAGGGATGTTTTTGTTTTTGCTTGTTATACAGGATTGTCCTATATCGATACCTATAATTTATCAGAAGAAAATATTACAGTGGGAGTTGATGACCAGAAATGGATAACCGGACGAAGGCAAAAATCTGATAAGTTATTTGCAGTACCCTTACTGCCTAAAGCCATGAGGATATTAAATCAATATGAAAATCATTCTCCTCATTCTATTCGCAACAGTGGAAAATGTTTTCCAGTTTATTCAAATCAAAAAATGAATCAATACCTAAAAGAGTTAGGAGAAATATGCAGTATCAAAAAGAAACTTACATTTCATACTGCAAGACATACATTTGCTACCACTGTAACCTTGGCAAATGACATACCTATAGAAACGGTAAGTGAAATGCTTGGTCATACGAAATTAAGCACGACTCAAATTTATGCTAAAGTTATTCGTCAGAAGGTGAGTCGTGATATGGCCGTCTTAAGGCAGAGACTTGAATAG